The Sphingosinicellaceae bacterium genome includes the window TCGCGGGAATGACAACTTGCGTGAATTCAGCTCAGAAAGACGCCAACTCGACCCCGACCGCAGCGCAGTCCGGGTAAATGTCCGGCTTGCGGGTCGACACCCTCAACCCCGTAACCCCCCGCCGGGCCGCGACGAGGTCGTAGATGCCGTGCGCCACCGTCTCCTGCAGGTTGAAACGCCGGCCCGAGACCAATGCGATGATCGCGGTGCGCAGGCGGTCGTAGTCCCACGCCTTGTCGATGCTGTCGCAGGTCGGGAAGCGCGCCTCGTCGAGCCAGACCTCGACGTTGATGCGTAGACGCTGGGGGGTGCCGATCTCGAAATCGTGGAAGCCGATGTCGACGGGCACATCGAGGTTCTCGAGCACGATCTTGCGGCTGCGCGGACGCAGGGTGGTGGGCACGAGGCCGTCGAGGGGCGCCTGCTCGAAAATACCGGGGGTCTTCATTCTTTCACCATGTAGGCGACGTCGCGGGGTAGCCCAAGCAGACGCTGCCCGCCGTCGATCGCGATCGTCTGCGCGTTCAAGGTCGGCGTCGCAACGATGAAGCGCAAGGCGGCGACGATCTCGGCAACCTCGACGCCCCGATGGAGCGGGTTCATCGTGTGCACCGCCTCGAAGTTCTCGCGGCTCTGGGGGCCGCTGACGAGGGTCACCGCAGGCGCGATGGCGTTGACGCGGAGCTTGGGCGCGAAAGCGCGGGCTGCGAGCTCGGTGACGCCGGCCAGCCCGATCTTCGACACGGTGTAGGTGAAATAATCCGGATTCAGCGAAGCCAGCTTGGCATCGAGCAGGTTGACCACGCACGCCGTCTCGCCCTCGGGGACCGCGGCGGCAAAGGCGCGGATCAGCAGGGTCGGGGCGCGCAGGTTGACGTCGATGTGCGTCGCCCATGCCTTGAGGGTGAAGTCGTCGAAGCGGTCGTAGTCGAAGCGCGAGGCGCAGTTGACCAGCAGTCCGAGCGGCGGCGCTCCGGCGGTCGCGGCGAGGATGACGTCAGCCGCTTCAGGATCGGCGAGATCGGCGGCGACGACCCGCGCGTTTCCGAGTTCGGCCGCCAGCGCGTCGGCATCGGCGCGCGAACGATTGCAGTGGATCACGACGAACCAACCGTCGGCGGAGAGTGCGCGGACCAGTGCGGCGCCGATGCGCTTGGCACCGCCGGTGACGATCGCGGTGCGTTGGCCAACTGGGGATCGGGGGGCGGCGGTCATAGGCGGCGGGTAGCGGGGGCGCGAGCAGTGGGCAAGCGATGCGTCGGCGCACTGCCCCTATTTTGGGCAGACCAAGTGTCACAGGACTGTAACCCCGGGCCATCCCAGGCCGTCCTACATCCGCCCACGCGCTTATCCACAATCGAGGTGGATAAGCTCGGCCGCACCGCTTGAGACGGCGACGTGCCGGGCCTAACTTGGCAAGGCAATGGCGCAACCCCCCATCAGTGACCGATTTTCAGAAGAAAGCGCGACGTTCACCGTCCGCGGGACCGATAAGCCCGACCTCGAAACGGGCGTCGCTGCCATTCGCAACGTGCTGAAAACATTGCCGCAGCGTCCGGGCGTCTATCGCATGGTCGATGCCGAGGGTGCGGTACTGTACGTGGGCAAGGCGCGCAGCCTGCGGGCGCGGGTGACCAACTACACCCAGGTCACCCGCCTGCCCCGCCGCCTGCAGCGCATGGTCTCGCAGACGCGGGACATGACGATCGTCACCACCAACAGCGAATCCGAGGCGCTGCTGCTCGAGGCGCAGCTGATCAAGCGCTTCCGCCCGGCCTACAACGTGCTGCTTCGCGACGACAAAAGCTTCCCCTTCATCTTCCTGCGCGAGGACCACGGCTTCCCGCGCATCGCCAAGCATCGCGGCGCGCGGGTCGGCAAGGGCGTGTTCTACGGGCCG containing:
- a CDS encoding dihydroneopterin aldolase: MKTPGIFEQAPLDGLVPTTLRPRSRKIVLENLDVPVDIGFHDFEIGTPQRLRINVEVWLDEARFPTCDSIDKAWDYDRLRTAIIALVSGRRFNLQETVAHGIYDLVAARRGVTGLRVSTRKPDIYPDCAAVGVELASF
- a CDS encoding SDR family oxidoreductase is translated as MTAAPRSPVGQRTAIVTGGAKRIGAALVRALSADGWFVVIHCNRSRADADALAAELGNARVVAADLADPEAADVILAATAGAPPLGLLVNCASRFDYDRFDDFTLKAWATHIDVNLRAPTLLIRAFAAAVPEGETACVVNLLDAKLASLNPDYFTYTVSKIGLAGVTELAARAFAPKLRVNAIAPAVTLVSGPQSRENFEAVHTMNPLHRGVEVAEIVAALRFIVATPTLNAQTIAIDGGQRLLGLPRDVAYMVKE